The proteins below are encoded in one region of Gallus gallus isolate bGalGal1 chromosome 12, bGalGal1.mat.broiler.GRCg7b, whole genome shotgun sequence:
- the LOC107054431 gene encoding uncharacterized protein LOC107054431 isoform X2, which translates to MQHRLYQPLNSRLAHGSQEKHSGQSGSKRGRREKKGEKEQRAPWMRWRAASKCSASAGIPVRLHEGLQTQAATAVLGNEAEHFPPAQLQRGCLDADEEAAVASAKHE; encoded by the exons ATGCAGCATCGCCTGTATCAGCCTCTGAACTCGAGGTTAGCGCACGGCAGCCAGGAAAAACACAGCGGGCAGAGTGGGAGCAAGAGGGGGAGGCGAGAGAAAAAGGGCGAAAAAGAGCAGCGTGCTCCGTGGATGCGCTGGAGGGCCGCCAGCAAGTG CTCGGCATCCGCGGGCATCCCTGTGAGACTCCACGAGGGACTGCAAACCCAGGCAGCCACGGCCGTGCTGGGGAATGAGGCAGAGCATTTCCcacctgctcagctgcagcGAGGATGCCTCGATGCCGACGAGGAAGCGGCAGTCGCATCAGCAAAACACGAGTAG
- the LOC107054431 gene encoding uncharacterized protein LOC107054431 isoform X1 — MPQTRRRSSGWQAAAGRRGGAGGCGAAAVAARGRGRFSPRAAPRAPGRSLTRCPRAPREGFVSRLLLFFPSPHKESPSLRQSIRPLYPGGRRALGLRGRCRSGWAGGHYVLGATLSCWEKRGRQVPGERRGPDGTALCLLPARLRPHDKVRWGGRRRKEQSSGLSRFGSRFSESLWCSPRGVGRGYGSETSLCFSTLTSCRSVNETLGIRGHPCETPRGTANPGSHGRAGE, encoded by the exons ATGCCGCAGACACGGCGGCGGAGCTCGGGCTGGCaggcggccgcggggcggcggggaggggcgggcggGTGCGGGGCAGCGGCTGTAGCcgcccggggccggggccggttctccccccgcgccgccccgcgtGCTCCCGGCCGCAGCCTCACCCGCTGCCCGAGGGCTCCGCGCGAAGGTTTCGTTTCTCGtctgttgctattttttccatCCCCGCACAAAGAGAGCCCTTCTCTCAGACAAAGCATCCGGCCGCTTTACCCGGGAGGACGGCGGGCGCTCGGACTCCGCGGTCGGTGTCGCTCCGGGTGGGCTGGGGGGCATTATGTGCTCGGGGCGACCCTCTCCTGTTGGGAGAAGCGCGGCCGGCAGGTGCCTGGGGAGCGGCGCGGACCCGACGGCACCGCTCTGTGCCTCCTCCCCGCCCGGCTTCGGCCGCACGACAAAGTGCGGTGGGGCGGCCGCAGgagaaaggagcagagcagcggTTTGTCCCGCTTTGGCTCTCGTTTCTCCGAAAGCCTGTGGTGCTCTCCTCGTGGAGTCGGACGGGGATACGGCTCAGAGACgtctctctgcttttctacCCTCACCTCCTGTCGTTCCGTGAATGAAACG CTCGGCATCCGCGGGCATCCCTGTGAGACTCCACGAGGGACTGCAAACCCAGGCAGCCACGGCCGTGCTGGGGAATGA